The proteins below come from a single Desulfitobacterium metallireducens DSM 15288 genomic window:
- a CDS encoding bifunctional glycogen debranching protein GlgX/4-alpha-glucanotransferase produces MEVKIRHHSQERVFREPFGAVECGQDVLIRLQISEVMNVDMCYLRLWDTGLKQEKLFLMRLLENDNFEEVAEEYEVDPAKTDLVIENKNQTSFWFEVKFKAPTSPGLVWYFFVFKFGEQEFYYGNNEERLGGLGQLSEEQPPSWQITVCNPMKIPEWYQRGIIYQIFVDRFAKGKTAYPETYFKKKALVHLEWEDTPFYIKDEQGKVTHWDFFGGNLDGIIEKLPYLQELGISILYLNPIFEAVSNHKYDTGNYLKIDPMYGDDETFDRLVKSAKQYGISILLDGVFSHTGSDSIYFNKNGHYPGVGAYQSPDSPYYDWYQFQPGEPEYKCWWNTEDLPEVDEMNFSYRQFIFGSGESVIQKWMKKGVAGWRLDVADELPDAFIQELRQAVKAVNPEAVLIGEVWENASNKISYGELRQYFWGQELDGTMNYPIRECLLHFLRGEWNSSKVHRHIMSLYETYPRKNFYALMNLLGSHDRARVLTLLGDAPLEADLTDSERRTFRLSVEARQLAVQRLKLFSLLQMTFPGVPSVYYGDEAGMEGFEDPYNRGTFPWGKEDQELGNWFKRTIGWRREYEVLQTGDFRSLYYEEDVYGFQRTNKNESIWVLVNRNPAMMQNVELDLKLDLDPQCVTFMIDLISSEVLSPGADKKLMVQINPLSARVIFAKKSPQTQITPHLSRACGVLLHISSLPSAWGQGDLGDSAFRFIDFLSSAHQSIWQILPLNPIGPGNSPYQSDSVFAGNPLLISLDTLIREGLLQVEAVQKVISRDLAWDKKQDLDVHDVYKDKLLRDAFGKFSMLLEEQKSLSFSSKRSPYLTLENYKTFIKKNFDWLEDYGLFRALKNHFKGAPWFDWKIEIAMRNPEKLDEYRKRLAEEIEYTRFVQYTFYTQWHELKDYATDKKIKIIGDMPFYVAADSCEVWANRELFKLDEQGKPSWVAGVPPDYFSKTGQRWDNPIYDWEAQAAKQFRWWKKRIRQALRLFDFMRIDHFRGVEAFWEIDAREKTAINGHWLKGPGKRFFESLVAEFGELPFLAEDLGVITPEVETLRLIFGFPGMKVLQFTPLAEVRDRVDSQFIYYSGTHDNDTLLGWYKSIFAIDSKNEAECRMPCRKMIADLYMSQAAWVILPLQDILGLGSEARMNVPGTVGNNWHWQVSQEQLTDEVREYLQSLTDRTERRL; encoded by the coding sequence AGAGTATGAAGTTGATCCAGCCAAAACAGATCTTGTTATAGAGAATAAAAATCAAACTAGCTTCTGGTTTGAAGTAAAATTTAAGGCACCGACTTCGCCAGGGCTTGTTTGGTATTTTTTTGTTTTTAAGTTTGGAGAACAGGAGTTCTATTATGGAAACAATGAAGAACGGTTGGGTGGATTAGGTCAACTGTCGGAAGAACAACCTCCCTCCTGGCAAATTACAGTTTGTAACCCGATGAAGATTCCAGAATGGTATCAACGCGGGATCATCTATCAAATTTTCGTCGATCGCTTCGCGAAAGGGAAAACAGCCTATCCTGAAACGTATTTTAAGAAAAAGGCGCTCGTTCATCTAGAGTGGGAAGATACGCCCTTTTATATTAAAGATGAGCAGGGTAAAGTCACGCATTGGGATTTTTTTGGTGGAAATCTCGACGGAATTATCGAGAAATTGCCCTATCTACAAGAACTAGGAATTAGCATTCTTTATCTGAATCCCATTTTTGAGGCTGTGAGCAATCATAAATACGATACGGGGAATTACCTCAAGATTGACCCCATGTATGGTGATGATGAGACCTTTGATCGTCTCGTGAAATCGGCGAAGCAGTATGGAATTTCCATTCTATTGGATGGTGTCTTTAGTCATACGGGTAGTGACAGCATCTATTTCAACAAAAATGGGCATTATCCAGGTGTAGGAGCATATCAATCACCTGATTCACCCTATTACGATTGGTACCAATTTCAGCCTGGAGAACCAGAATATAAATGCTGGTGGAATACAGAAGATCTTCCGGAAGTGGATGAAATGAATTTTTCGTATCGGCAATTCATCTTTGGCTCCGGAGAGAGTGTGATTCAAAAATGGATGAAAAAAGGGGTTGCCGGTTGGCGTCTCGATGTTGCGGATGAGTTGCCTGATGCCTTTATCCAGGAATTAAGGCAAGCGGTAAAGGCCGTGAATCCTGAAGCAGTATTGATTGGTGAAGTCTGGGAGAATGCCTCTAACAAGATAAGTTATGGTGAGTTGCGTCAATATTTTTGGGGGCAAGAACTCGATGGAACCATGAATTATCCTATTCGAGAATGCCTTCTTCATTTTTTGAGGGGGGAATGGAATTCCTCTAAAGTCCATCGCCATATCATGAGTTTGTATGAGACCTATCCCCGTAAGAATTTTTACGCGCTGATGAACTTGCTGGGAAGCCATGACAGAGCACGCGTCTTGACACTTTTGGGGGATGCCCCATTGGAAGCTGATTTAACCGATTCAGAACGGCGAACCTTCCGACTTTCAGTCGAGGCGCGGCAACTGGCTGTTCAGAGACTCAAACTTTTCAGCCTGCTCCAAATGACGTTTCCGGGGGTTCCCAGTGTTTACTACGGCGATGAAGCAGGCATGGAAGGTTTTGAAGATCCTTATAATAGAGGGACTTTTCCCTGGGGAAAAGAAGATCAAGAACTAGGGAACTGGTTCAAGCGGACGATCGGATGGCGTAGGGAATATGAAGTGCTGCAAACTGGAGATTTTCGATCACTTTATTATGAAGAGGATGTCTATGGCTTTCAGCGAACAAATAAAAACGAATCAATTTGGGTTCTAGTCAACCGCAATCCGGCCATGATGCAGAATGTTGAATTGGATTTGAAATTAGACCTTGATCCCCAATGCGTTACCTTCATGATTGATCTGATAAGTAGTGAAGTTCTTAGTCCTGGAGCTGACAAAAAACTCATGGTACAAATAAATCCTTTATCAGCAAGGGTTATCTTTGCAAAGAAGAGTCCTCAGACTCAGATTACTCCTCACCTTTCTCGAGCCTGTGGTGTGCTCCTTCATATCAGTTCCCTACCTTCAGCTTGGGGACAGGGGGATTTAGGTGATTCAGCCTTCCGTTTTATTGACTTTTTATCATCTGCTCACCAATCTATATGGCAAATTTTGCCACTTAATCCGATAGGACCAGGTAATTCACCCTATCAAAGCGATTCTGTCTTTGCAGGGAATCCATTGCTTATCAGTCTTGATACCTTGATTAGAGAAGGCCTCTTACAAGTGGAAGCGGTCCAGAAGGTCATCTCACGGGATTTGGCTTGGGATAAAAAACAGGATTTAGATGTACACGATGTATACAAGGATAAATTGCTACGTGATGCATTTGGAAAATTCAGCATGCTACTTGAGGAACAAAAATCCCTTTCTTTTTCTTCAAAACGCTCCCCTTATTTGACTTTAGAAAATTACAAAACTTTCATTAAGAAGAATTTTGACTGGCTAGAGGATTATGGGCTTTTCCGTGCGCTTAAAAATCATTTTAAGGGGGCGCCCTGGTTTGATTGGAAAATTGAGATTGCCATGCGGAATCCAGAGAAACTAGACGAATACAGAAAGAGGCTGGCCGAAGAAATTGAATATACGCGTTTCGTACAATATACGTTTTATACTCAGTGGCACGAATTAAAAGATTATGCAACGGATAAGAAGATAAAAATAATTGGTGATATGCCCTTTTATGTTGCAGCAGACAGTTGTGAGGTTTGGGCCAACCGCGAATTATTTAAGCTTGATGAGCAGGGCAAACCGAGTTGGGTTGCAGGTGTCCCGCCCGATTATTTTAGTAAGACGGGACAGCGCTGGGATAATCCGATCTACGACTGGGAAGCACAAGCAGCAAAACAATTTCGCTGGTGGAAGAAGAGAATCAGACAGGCCTTAAGGCTATTTGACTTTATGAGAATCGATCATTTTCGGGGGGTTGAAGCCTTCTGGGAGATTGATGCTAGGGAAAAGACCGCGATCAATGGGCATTGGCTAAAAGGGCCAGGAAAACGCTTTTTTGAAAGCTTAGTCGCAGAATTCGGAGAGTTGCCATTCCTTGCTGAGGACTTAGGAGTAATTACTCCTGAGGTCGAGACGCTTCGACTGATTTTTGGGTTTCCAGGGATGAAAGTTTTACAATTCACTCCGCTAGCTGAAGTCAGAGATAGGGTCGATTCCCAATTTATCTATTATTCGGGTACACATGATAACGACACTTTGCTGGGGTGGTACAAATCAATCTTTGCGATTGATTCAAAGAACGAAGCAGAATGTAGGATGCCTTGTCGTAAAATGATTGCGGATTTATACATGAGTCAGGCCGCTTGGGTGATTTTACCTCTACAAGATATTCTCGGACTCGGCTCTGAAGCTCGAATGAATGTTCCGGGAACCGTCGGGAACAATTGGCATTGGCAAGTATCCCAGGAGCAGTTGACAGACGAAGTGAGAGAGTATCTTCAGAGTCTGACAGATAGAACTGAGCGTCGTTTGTAA